One segment of Macrotis lagotis isolate mMagLag1 chromosome 1, bilby.v1.9.chrom.fasta, whole genome shotgun sequence DNA contains the following:
- the ZDHHC12 gene encoding palmitoyltransferase ZDHHC12, whose product MGPRAPLSPGALVRTGHTLLTWGVTLVLFLHETDLRRAEARGELLQPLLFVLLVLCSLLLYLAVSLMDPGYVGPDAEAPARPQKDPPEERAAMMPAKALRLRRCGHCLLQQPLRAKHCGSCRRCVRRFDHHCPWIGNCVGERNHPLFLAYLAVQLAVLLWGLRLAWSGLHFQEPWQSWFQYNGLLFATFLLLGLFSTVVTLLLASHLYLVASDTTTWEFISPHRIAYLRHRPASPFDRGLARNLARFFCGYGAVPWEVLYAQEEEGEAV is encoded by the exons ATGGGGCCGCGGGCGCCGCTGAGCCCCGGCGCGCTGGTGCGGACGGGCCACACGCTGCTGACCTGGGGCGTCACGCTGGTGCTCTTCCTGCACGAGACCG ACCTGAGGCGTGCGGAGGCCCGCGGGGAGCTGCTGCAGCCGCTGCTCTTCGTCCTCCTGGTGCTCTGCTCGCTGCTGCTCTACCTGGCCGTGTCCCTCATGGACCCCGGCTACGTGGGGCCCGACGCGgaggccccggcccggccccag AAAGACCCCCCGGAGGAGCGGGCGGCGATGATGCCCGCGAAGGCGCTGCGGCTCCGGCGCTGCGGCCACTGCCTGCTGCAG cAGCCCCTCCGCGCCAAGCACTGCGGCTCCTGCAGGCGCTGCGTGCGCCGCTTCGACCACCACTGCCCTTGGATTGGGAACTGTGTGGGCGAGCGCAACCACCCCCTCTTCTTGGCCTACTTGGCAGTGCAGCTGGCCGTGCTCCTGTGGGGCCTGCGCCTGGCTTG GTCTGGTCTCCATTTCCAAGAACCCTGGCAGAGCTGGTTCCAGTACAACGGTCTCCTTTTTGCCACCTTCTTGCTGCTGGGCCTCTTCTCAACTGTGGTGACATTGCTTCTGGCCTCTCATCTCTACCTGGTGGCCAGTGATACGACCACATGGGAGTTTATCTCCCCACACCGAATCGCCTACCTCCGCCACCGGCCTGCTAGTCCCTTTGATCGTGGCCTTGCCCGAAACCTGGCTCGATTCTTCTGTGGTTATGGGGCTGTGCCCTGGGAGGTACTCTATGCCCAAGAGGAAGAGGGTGAGGCTGTGTAG